A single window of Phaenicophaeus curvirostris isolate KB17595 chromosome 24, BPBGC_Pcur_1.0, whole genome shotgun sequence DNA harbors:
- the NGF gene encoding beta-nerve growth factor isoform X1 — protein MLQPTPARHLDEIKTLLGQQFFCAVYSEVHSVMSMLYYTLILAFLIGTQAAPKSEDNAPLEYPAEHSLLNTHRSNRDHGPKAAPQAFHSHSTWTTGRGEAINITMDPKLFKRRRFRSPRVLFSTQPPPLSRHGQNMEFLSNASSLNRTARTKRTTHPVLHRGEFSVCDSVSMWVGDKTTATDIKGKEVTVLGEVNVNNNVFKQYFFETKCRDPKPVSSGCRGIDAKHWNSYCTTTHTFVKALTMEGKQAAWRFIRIDTACVCVLSRKSGRP, from the coding sequence GTGCATAGCGTAATGTCCATGCTGTACTACACTCTGATTCTAGCTTTTTTGATCGGCACACAGGCAGCTCCAAAGTCAGAGGACAATGCTCCACTGGAGTATCCTGCAGAACACTCCCTGCTCAATACTCACCGGAGTAACAGAGACCATGGCCCCAAGGCGGCTCCACAGGCATTCCACAGCCACTCTACTTGGACAACAGGTAGAGGAGAAGCTATAAATATCACCATGGACCCAAAACTTTTTAAGAGGCGGCGTTTCCGTTCTCCTCGGGTGCTGTTCAGCACACAGCCTCCGCCACTGTCACGTCACGGACAGAACATGGAATTTCTCAGCAATGCAAGCTCTCTCAATAGGACTGCCAGGACCAAGAGGACCACGCATCCCGTATTACACCGAGGAGAGTTCTCAGTGTGTGACAGCGTTAGCATGTGGGTTGGGGACAAAACCACAGCCACAGACattaaaggcaaagaggtgacAGTGCTGGGAGAGGTCAACGTTAACAACAACGTTtttaagcagtatttttttgaGACCAAGTGCAGGGACCCTAAGCCAGTCTCCAGCGGGTGCCGAGGGATCGATGCGAAGCACTGGAACTCTTACTGCACAACAACACACACCTTTGTCAAGGCGCTGACAATGGAGGGCAAGCAAGCAGCCTGGCGATTTATTCGAATCGACACTGCCTGTGTGTGCGTGCTCAGCAGGAAGTCAGGGAGACCCTGA